A single genomic interval of Dromiciops gliroides isolate mDroGli1 chromosome 1, mDroGli1.pri, whole genome shotgun sequence harbors:
- the LOC122745747 gene encoding mortality factor 4-like protein 1 encodes MAPKQAPKPEFQEGERVLCFHGPLLYEAKCLKVATEDRQVRYLIHYSGWNKNWDEWVPESRVLKYSEANLQKQRELQKANQEHQAEGRARGAAPGRRGGAAAAASLQQQKNVEALFQNSSQAAAAAAPEAPAGGPGRKTRKSKQKTGGGDGGGGPSTSASRDAPQLPQRRRARGDPATRSGAAAAAPTTPRAELKVQIPAELKPLLVQDWELVTKQRRLFALPAAKSVDAILEQYVAQRKARGLGDNLEYAAEELAGGIRVYFNVMLGTQLLYEHERPQYNRLLAEHPDVAASSLYGAPHLLRLFVRIGAMLACAPFDDKSLALLFGYLQDFLQYLAQDPPAFFDASEYKEAQTPAPPSQKAA; translated from the exons ATGGCGCCCAAGCAGGCCCCGAAGCCCGAGTTCCAGGAGGGCGAACGGGTGCTGTGCTTCCACGGGCCGCTGCTGTACGAGGCCAAGTGCCTCAAGGTGGCCACTGAGGACCGGCAGGTGCGCTACCTGATCCACTACAGCGGCTGGAACAAGAACTGGGACGAGTGGGTGCCCGAGAGCCGCGTGCTCAAGTACTCGGAGGCCAACCTGCAGAAGCAGCGCGAGCTGCAGAAGGCCAACCAGGAGCACCAGGCCGAGGGCCGGGCGCGGGGGGCGGCCCCGGGCCGCCGGGGGGGCGCCGCGGCCGCGGCCTCCCTGCAGCAGCAGAAGAACGTGGAGGCGCTGTTCCAGAAC TCTAGCCAGGCCGCGGCCGCCGCCGCCCCGGAGGCCCCCGCGGGAGGCCCGGGCCGCAAGACCCGCAAGAGCAAGCAGAAGACGGGAGGGGGCGACGGCGGCGGCGGGCCCAGCACGAGCGCGTCCCGGGACGCCCCGCAGCTCCCGCAGCGGCGGCGCGCCCGCGGGGACCCGGCCACCAGGAGCGGGGCGGCGGCCGCGGCACCCACGACCCCGCGCGCCGAGCTCAAGGTGCAGATCCCGGCCGAGCTGAAGCCGCTGCTGGTGCAGGACTGGGAGCTGGTGACCAAGCAGCGTCGCCTCTTCGCCCTGCCCGCCGCCAAGAGCGTGGACGCCATCCTGGAGCAGTACGTGGCGCAGAGGAAGGCCCGCGGCCTGGGCGACAACCTGGAGTATGCGGCCGAGGAGTTGGCAGGCGGCATCCGCGTCTATTTTAACGTCATGCTGGGCACCCAGCTGCTCTACGAGCACGAGCGGCCGCAGTACAACCGCCTGTTGGCCGAGCACCCCGATGTGGCCGCCTCGAGCCTCTACGGGGCCCCCCACCTGCTGCGGCTCTTCGTGCGCATAGGCGCCATGCTGGCCTGCGCGCCCTTTGACGACAAGAGCCTGGCGCTGCTCTTCGGCTACCTGCAGGACTTCCTGCAGTACCTGGCCCAGGATCCCCCAGCCTTCTTCGATGCCTCTGAGTATAAGGAGGCCCAGACCCCAGCCCCACCCAGCCAGAAAGCCGcctga